A genomic window from Nicotiana sylvestris chromosome 11, ASM39365v2, whole genome shotgun sequence includes:
- the LOC138880687 gene encoding mitochondrial import inner membrane translocase subunit TIM8-like has product MASISRQITQSYKAKKLGYADRYKLSNKIVFVTQKFHRSFSPKFPELQQFLSQEKERAMLNEVVAKLTSSCWEKCVTGTLGSKFSFSESNCLTHYAQRYMEMSAIIMKRFRGMH; this is encoded by the exons ATGGCTTCAATTTCAAGACAGATTACTCAAAGTTACAAGGCTAAAAAGCTAGGGTATGCAGATAGATACAAGTTGTCAAAT AAAATAGTATTCGTAACCCAAAAGTTCCATAGATCCTTCAGCCCTAAATTCCCCGAATTGCAGCAATTTCTCAGTCAAGAGAAGGAAAGGGCCATGCTCAATGAAGTAGTTGCAAAGCTTACAAGTTCCTGCTGGGAAAAATGTGTTACTGGTACTCTTGGAAGCAAGTTTAGCTTCAGTGAATCTAATTGTTTAACCCACTATGCACAACGCTATATGGAGATGAGCGCGATCATTATGAAACGGTTCCGAGGCATGCACTGA
- the LOC138880688 gene encoding uncharacterized protein codes for MTWKEFADAFLEHFLPIDVSESKALEFERLRQNDISVNEYYLKFVSQAKYSPKIVRYMRARVRRFVLGISNDLFAHANISAQNIDMTITKMVSFVQGNEDRLKEEERLQREKEREFSMRAKFAGNFNHGGSQAGGNRQFFKKSKSGPAPSLASATVQRSKFNKKNQNFRTADLQSQASVGYRALGYPICNKCDSGSTLSYVTPYIAKKFGIEPEKLCEPFEVSTPVGESVIARCIYRGCPVKVHHHLTATDLVELEMVDFDVIMSMDWLESCYAT; via the exons ATGACTTGGAAGGAGTTTGCAGATGCGTTCCTTGAGCactttctacccattgatgtcTCGGAATCTAAGGCTTTGGAGTTTGAGAGACTCAGACAGAATGATATAAGTGTGAATGAGTACTACCTCAAGTTCGTCTCTCAAGCCAAGTATTCTCCAAAAATTGTACGTTATATGAGGGCCAGAGTTAGACGGTTTGTGTTGGGAATTTCAAATGATTTGTTTGCTCATGCTAATATAAGTGCTCAGAATATTGACATGACCATAACTAAGATGGTTTCCTTTGTTCAAGGGAATGAAGACAGGTTGAAGGAAGAAGAGCGACTACAAAGAGAGAAGGAGAGAGAATTCAGCATGAGAGCTAAGTTTGCAGGAAATTTCAACCATGGGGGATCTCAAGCAGGAGGCAATCGCCAGTTtttcaagaaatcaaaatcaGGACCTGCTCCATCTTTAGCTAGTGCAACGGTTCAGAGGTCAAAGTTTAACAAGAAAAATCAGAATTTCAGAACAGCAGACTTACAGTCACAGGCTAGTGTGGGCTACAGAGCCCTTGGTTACCCTATTTGCAACAAGTGTG ATTCGGGGTCCACCCTATCTTATGTAACCCCATATATTGCAAAGAaatttgggatagaaccagaAAAGTTGTGTGAACCCTTTGAAGTGTCCACTCCAGTTGGAGAATCAGTTATAGCAAGGTGTATCTATAGGGGATGTCCAGTAAAAGTGCATCATCATCTTACTGCAACAGACTTAGTAGAATTGGagatggtagacttcgatgttatcATGAGCATGGATTGGTTAGAGTCCTGTTATGCCACATAG